In Streptomyces puniciscabiei, a single genomic region encodes these proteins:
- a CDS encoding DUF6271 family protein — protein MNHRICLCLPTNRACPSTITALHDEAAYAVRRHGADVQLLILDSSADRTRAGHARVVAGLHPVPGVTVHHLDEEAQRAFLRRTIERAGSQQPDRLLHLMLPPTVSYGACTNRAFLLAAALGCHSLHRRDSDSTYQLHDRRPVFPVHHELPWLGSPAAEAAASVTRTDLAPALLGRPVSLVGASFIGAFSVDIGEIRRLDEDVYHDVVSLWAPGDWPEERKRHLVEESFTGAGTAPFTADRATLTVVDPMRVDMCNIAFDHAVYERIPLPPATDTIGSDYFLLHLVHDAGLPGILHNRHIENFHTPERRTDTGFPAYQRRFVKFLLSMLYFHRVYDRMAAEGAALLDERHRVRPDRIVEFLRESTALDRTENVWRLDRVDTAYRKLGGRYASFADQLAEERERLLDEAESDMEDFAHLVEAWPALIKAART, from the coding sequence GTGAACCACCGGATCTGCCTCTGCCTGCCCACCAACCGGGCCTGCCCGTCCACCATCACCGCCCTCCACGACGAGGCCGCCTACGCCGTCCGCCGCCACGGCGCAGACGTCCAGCTGCTGATCCTCGACTCCTCCGCCGACCGCACCCGCGCCGGGCACGCCCGGGTCGTCGCCGGACTCCACCCGGTACCCGGCGTCACGGTCCACCACCTGGACGAGGAGGCCCAGCGCGCCTTCCTGCGCCGGACGATCGAACGAGCCGGCTCGCAGCAGCCCGACCGCCTCCTGCACCTGATGCTCCCGCCCACCGTCTCCTACGGCGCCTGCACCAACCGTGCCTTCCTGCTGGCCGCCGCCCTCGGCTGCCATTCGCTGCACCGCAGGGACTCCGACAGCACCTACCAACTCCATGACCGCCGACCGGTGTTCCCCGTCCACCACGAGCTGCCCTGGCTGGGCAGTCCCGCCGCCGAGGCCGCGGCCTCCGTCACCCGCACCGACCTCGCCCCGGCGCTGCTGGGCCGCCCCGTGTCACTGGTGGGCGCCTCCTTCATCGGCGCGTTCTCCGTCGACATCGGCGAGATACGGCGCCTGGACGAGGACGTGTACCACGACGTCGTCAGCCTCTGGGCGCCCGGCGACTGGCCCGAGGAACGCAAACGGCACCTGGTCGAGGAGTCCTTCACCGGCGCGGGCACGGCCCCCTTCACCGCCGACCGGGCGACCCTCACCGTGGTCGACCCCATGCGCGTCGACATGTGCAACATCGCCTTCGACCACGCCGTGTACGAGCGGATCCCCCTGCCGCCCGCCACCGACACCATCGGCAGCGACTACTTCCTCCTCCACCTGGTCCACGACGCGGGCCTGCCCGGCATCCTCCACAACCGCCACATCGAGAACTTCCACACCCCCGAACGCCGCACCGACACCGGCTTCCCGGCCTACCAGCGGCGGTTCGTGAAGTTCCTGCTCTCGATGCTCTACTTCCACCGCGTCTACGACCGCATGGCCGCCGAGGGTGCCGCTCTGCTGGACGAGCGGCACCGGGTACGGCCCGACCGGATCGTGGAGTTCCTGCGGGAGAGCACGGCCCTGGACCGCACGGAGAACGTCTGGCGCCTGGACCGGGTGGACACGGCGTACCGCAAGCTGGGCGGGCGGTACGCGAGCTTCGCCGACCAACTCGCGGAAGAGCGCGAACGGTTATTGGACGAGGCGGAGTCGGACATGGAGGACTTCGCACACCTGGTCGAGGCCTGGCCGGCCCTGATCAAAGCAGCCCGCACATGA